A genomic stretch from Flavobacterium nitratireducens includes:
- a CDS encoding carbohydrate kinase family protein encodes MLRLFEKELPHEEIFQFFHDQGVDTVCLTLGSKGVKLSQKGKEVIQLPAIKIDRVMDSTGAGDAFWSGFLFAYIKKKTINECLDIALKLAALKLQNVGRLPDNINILSKLL; translated from the coding sequence ATGTTGCGTCTTTTTGAAAAGGAACTTCCTCATGAAGAGATATTTCAATTTTTTCACGATCAGGGAGTAGATACTGTTTGCTTAACTTTAGGTAGTAAAGGAGTAAAATTATCTCAAAAAGGAAAAGAAGTGATACAATTGCCAGCTATTAAAATAGATAGAGTTATGGACTCCACCGGAGCGGGTGATGCTTTTTGGTCTGGATTTTTATTTGCGTATATCAAGAAAAAAACAATTAATGAATGTTTGGATATCGCGTTAAAATTAGCAGCTTTAAAACTGCAAAATGTTGGTCGATTACCGGATAACATCAATATCTTATCTAAACTTTTATAA